TGGCCACACCGTCGCGCTGGGGCGCACCGTTCGACGAGGTGCGTTCCGCCGATGGAGCGCTCCGGGGGCACGTGCGTACCCTGCGACTTCTCACCGATGCCGAGGCTGCCACGGCGTCGGCGTTCGGGTGGGACGCGCTCGTGGACAAGGCGGGGAGCATCGACGCGTTCCTGGATGTCACACGCGGCGATGTGGTGGAGAGCCCGGGGCTGCCCGGAAACGCACCGGTCTTCGTGACGAAGCTCCACGCGGAGCACCCGCCCCGGTGGGTCACCTTCACGGGGGGTTCGCTGGAGTCCGTCACGGGGTTGGAGTCCCAGGAGTTCATGGACGATGCCGCGAACCACGAGATCTGGTCGGTCGAGTCGTTCCTCGCGCGTTTTCCCCAGGTCGCGGGCTTCGCGCGACAGGCGAGACCCGGTCAGACGGCGCTGTTCGCCGATGATTCCGGGGCCTACACGATCGAGGAAGGCTGATGCCCGAGGACGCCCCCGCCTCGTCGACCTCTACGACATCGACAACCCCGAGGTCCGGACCGCGCCGTCTACCGGGCGCTCGCCGACGACCGGGACGCCCGATCGATCCTCGACCTCGGGTTCGGGTGGGCCTGCTCACCGTGAGCCTCGCGCGCGCATGACGTCTTCTCGGTGACCGGGGACACGGTCATCGAGACGAAGCCCCTCGACGTCCGCGACCGCGCTGAGGTCGAGCGCGACCTGAGCGTGGTCGGGTTCGAGGTGGAGAGCATCAGCGGCGATGCGGACGGCACCCCGGTCGACGGCGTGGCCCAGCTGATGATCTTCGTCGCACGGGCTCGCTGAACCCGCCCCGGTGAGCTCTTCGCCCACTGTTCACACGATCGGAACGTCGCCGATGCCGGCCCCGGCGTCGACCGTGGCATCCTCCCGTGGAGGAGGAACCTCATGTCTCGTGCTCGCCTCGTCACCCACGCGTACCGCTACCCCGAGGGGTGGCAGGAGGTGAAGCGCGAGCGCCTCACTCGCGAGTACGCCCGGGAGCTGATCGCGCAGGGCTTCACGCTCATCCGAGCCCGACGCGGATTCTTCGACGTGCGGGAGGTCTCGCTCAGCTGGTACGTCGCCTGAGGTGCCGAACCGGGTCCGTCTCGCGGGGGAGGTGCGCGCGGAGACGCGTCGTTACCGTCGGGGGATGGAGACCAAGCACTCGGACAATTCGGCGTTCGTCTGGATCGCCATCCCGTTCTTCTCGCTCGCCGTCACGATGGGTCTGGTCATGCACAACTGGGCGATCGGCCTGCCGTTCGCCGTCCTTGCCGTGACCTTCCTCGTGATCGGCTGCTCGGGCATGTTCACGTCGGGCACACGCGGCGGGGTCGAGAAGGAGGAAGGCGACTCGACCGTCACGTGAGCGAGAGATTCGGAAGTGCCTGACCGACGCTTTTCAACGCGAGGCGAGCAGCGTGCCATCCCGCCATTCCGTGCACACCCGCGCCCGGGGGAGCTGCCGCCGAGCACAGATACACACCGGGCAGCGGGGTGCGCCAGGGGAGCCCTGTCGACGTCGGACGCGTCAGCAACTGGGCGGCATCCACTCGACCTCCCAGAACATCGCCGCCGACGAAGTTCGTGTTGAGGCCGGCGAAGAACGTCGCCGGGCGGGATTCGCGGTGCACGATCAGATCTCGGAAGCCGGGG
This portion of the Microbacterium testaceum StLB037 genome encodes:
- a CDS encoding suppressor of fused domain protein codes for the protein MGFLDRWRQNKADAASGDADSSVELGPGEDTFAGHVFDALGIDPVVIGEPIGGSVLVVEKRVPDGPIVVMTSGASRLPTDSGEQVELAVEVVDGQQGAARVALSIVCDDIAAHRRVPPVGAPWRNDQAFLNGTRISAILATPSRWGAPFDEVRSADGALRGHVRTLRLLTDAEAATASAFGWDALVDKAGSIDAFLDVTRGDVVESPGLPGNAPVFVTKLHAEHPPRWVTFTGGSLESVTGLESQEFMDDAANHEIWSVESFLARFPQVAGFARQARPGQTALFADDSGAYTIEEG